From a region of the bacterium genome:
- the recJ gene encoding single-stranded-DNA-specific exonuclease RecJ has translation MEKNWKKINQSITQKEVTELTQALQILPITAEILISRGIAEPDDAKKFIRPNLNDLHNPFLLKDLDKAVERIRLALNKKEKILVYGDYDVDGITSITLLIQALNHHTSNLIYYLPKRLVDGYGVSKNGIELAYSQGVKLIITVDCGISAIEEIDYANSLGMDVIVCDHHEVKGKLPFAFAIINPKQPTCQYPDKSLAGVGVVMKLIQGLMKEGYSTVDLNSLIEFACLGTVADVVPITGENRIIVKYGLKQLTMTQNIGLKTLIKVCGLEGKKIESSDISFKLAPRINAIGRLEDAELVIKLFLTQSSQEAEKIVRILNDHNTKRQNIQETIFREAIQSDVLEDDKNIIVLANDNWHQGVIGIVASKIVDKYYRPTIIISSQNGLGKGSGRSISNFHLLNALVQCEDLLESYGGHEQAVGLTILPHKIDEFRERINGYAQTVLKKTDLQPSLNVLPVNLKDVNLALINEIESLLPPFGLGNPKPVFSTSSLEISGEPMIVGNNHLKMKVIEDVCSTEQGAQSEKGNFFSYSGLKAQCYDAIGFDMGDKITALKYSTSIDLAYVPQINTWQDRQSVQLNIKDIKFNYENP, from the coding sequence TTGGAAAAAAACTGGAAGAAAATTAATCAGAGCATAACTCAAAAGGAAGTAACTGAATTAACCCAGGCACTTCAGATTTTACCTATTACGGCTGAAATACTCATTAGTAGAGGGATAGCTGAACCTGATGATGCTAAAAAATTCATTAGACCCAATCTAAATGATTTGCATAATCCATTTTTACTCAAGGACTTAGATAAAGCAGTTGAGCGGATTAGACTGGCACTAAATAAAAAAGAAAAAATCTTAGTCTATGGAGACTACGATGTTGATGGCATCACTTCAATAACCTTGTTAATACAGGCTTTAAATCATCACACTTCAAATCTTATCTATTACCTTCCCAAAAGATTAGTTGATGGCTACGGTGTCAGTAAAAATGGGATAGAACTTGCTTACTCTCAGGGGGTAAAACTTATCATTACAGTAGATTGTGGGATTTCGGCGATAGAAGAGATAGATTACGCCAATTCATTAGGAATGGATGTCATTGTTTGTGACCACCACGAGGTAAAAGGAAAACTCCCTTTTGCCTTTGCCATTATTAATCCTAAACAACCTACCTGTCAATATCCAGACAAGAGTTTAGCCGGTGTCGGTGTAGTAATGAAACTTATTCAAGGACTTATGAAAGAAGGATATTCAACGGTTGATTTGAATAGCCTGATAGAATTTGCCTGTCTGGGCACAGTAGCCGATGTCGTGCCGATAACTGGTGAAAATAGAATTATTGTTAAATATGGCTTAAAACAACTTACAATGACCCAAAATATAGGATTAAAGACACTCATTAAGGTTTGCGGACTTGAAGGGAAGAAAATTGAGTCTTCTGACATTAGTTTTAAATTGGCACCACGAATTAATGCCATAGGTAGATTAGAAGATGCAGAATTAGTTATCAAACTATTTCTGACTCAATCATCTCAAGAGGCAGAAAAAATCGTCAGAATACTCAATGACCATAACACAAAAAGACAAAACATCCAGGAGACTATCTTTCGTGAGGCAATACAATCGGATGTCCTCGAGGATGATAAAAATATCATTGTTCTGGCAAACGATAATTGGCATCAGGGAGTAATTGGAATTGTTGCCTCAAAAATAGTGGATAAATATTATCGGCCAACAATAATTATCTCATCTCAAAATGGCCTGGGAAAAGGTTCTGGAAGGAGTATTTCTAATTTCCACCTTCTGAATGCCCTGGTTCAATGCGAAGATTTATTAGAAAGTTATGGCGGTCATGAGCAAGCAGTAGGATTAACGATTTTACCGCATAAAATAGATGAATTTAGAGAAAGAATCAATGGTTATGCCCAAACCGTCTTGAAAAAAACCGATTTACAACCTTCCCTGAATGTTTTGCCCGTGAATCTAAAAGATGTGAATTTGGCATTAATTAATGAAATAGAAAGCCTACTTCCGCCTTTTGGCCTGGGTAATCCAAAACCTGTCTTTTCAACAAGTTCTTTAGAAATTTCAGGTGAACCAATGATTGTCGGGAATAATCATCTTAAAATGAAGGTAATAGAAGATGTATGTAGCACAGAGCAGGGAGCACAGAGTGAAAAAGGTAACTTTTTTTCATACTCCGGGCTTAAGGCTCAATGTTATGACGCCATTGGATTTGATATGGGCGATAAAATAACGGCTTTGAAATATTCAACTTCCATCGACTTAGCCTATGTGCCTCAAATAAACACCTGGCAAGACAGACAATCGGTGCAGTTGAATATTAAAGATATAAAATTCAACTATGAAAATCCGTAA